CGAATACCCTTTCTTCATCGTCATAGAGGAGGCTAGGCTCGCCAGGCTGAAAGATCGCCAGTTGTGACAGGTTGGGCAGATCCTCCTCGCGCGCCAGCGACGCTCCCCATGCAGTCGTGCCGAGCATCGCGCTTATCAGAAGCGCAACAACCATCGCCCGCCACGTTGCTCTCAGGTAACTCATCTGCATTGTAACCATTGATGCCATTCGAGGATCAACACTATCACGCGTTGGTTTGGTGAAGGGAAGTCCAGACCTCAACACATATTTAACCACCAGGGGGCACTCGTTCCGCGGCTACACTCACTATACCACGGAATATCAACCGATTGATGCATTCCATGAGGCGGCATTTTATCCTTGACGCAGATTCGCCGCTGCGATAAAGACTTGGTCTACGGGATCGAGCCTATTCACTGATATGACGTCCGAGGTCATCCCCCGCCTGGCCGAGCCGCCCATTGATGAATGAGACGCCACCGCCGTCGGCCATGCCTGCAGCAGCCCTCATGAGAGGGTGAGGCATCGCGAGATGAGTCCACGAGGATCAAGCGCAGTCGTACCTTCCATCGCGAAACCCGGATCATCCTCTACGGAGGAGCGTGCGCTTGTCGAGCGGTTAGGGTCCGGCGACTACGAGGCCTTCGAGGCGATCTTCCGCCGGTATGTCAACAAGGTCTATCGGCAGGTCTTCAGGCTGATCGGAAATGACGCGGAGGCCGAAGAGATCGTGCAGGAAGTATTCCTGGCAGTCTATCAGAAGGGCACATCATTTCGAGGCGATTCAGCGTTTTCGACCTGGCTCTACAGCCTCGCCATGAACGCCTGCCTCACCAGGCTTCGCAGGCGGAAGCGAAGCCGGGAAATCAGCCTGGACGCCTTCTTGCCACACTACAGGGGGGATGGCCATCATCAGGTCAGGCCGGTCTTCAACTGGGCTGATGAGGTCGAGTTTCGTCTCGAAAAGGACGAACTACGGGAGCTTCTACAGAACGCCATCAATCAGCTTCCGCCTGCAGAGAAGGCGGTCATCGTCTTGAGTGACGTGGAGGGTATCCCCGATCGCGAAATCGGCGAGGCATTGGGGCTGAGCATTCCGGCGGTGAAGGCGCGGCTCCATCGCGCCCGCCTCTTCCTGCGGGGGAAGCTGGCGGACGCGCTCGGCTACTCACCCGCGTAATGGGCGTAACCTAGTCAGATGACGACACAGCGTGCGGCATCCCGCCAGCGACCAAGGAGCGTTGGCCTGACCTGCCAACGGGTGACCAACCTCATTCTGAACTTCGTGAGGGGGGAGCTCCATCCCAGGACCGCCGTGGCATTGAAGGCGCATTTACGAGAGTGCCCTGACTGCATCGCCTTTCTCGCCACGTACGCAAAAACCATCCAGGCCACCAACTCCTTGCGGTATGAGACCATCCCGCCGGCGATGCGAAACCGTGTCCGGCATTTCCTCCGAACGAAGATCGCGGAGGCTGCTCACGCCGCCTCTGACCCCGCGTAACCCGTCTCGTTCTCCGATATTCCCACCAACACCTCATGCGCCGGTGACGCGCCCATGACCATGAAGGCTGTAACGCCCTGCACTAAATCCCCCCCCAACCCCCCTTTTCAAAAGGGGG
Above is a window of Candidatus Methylomirabilis lanthanidiphila DNA encoding:
- the sigW gene encoding ECF RNA polymerase sigma factor SigW; this encodes MSPRGSSAVVPSIAKPGSSSTEERALVERLGSGDYEAFEAIFRRYVNKVYRQVFRLIGNDAEAEEIVQEVFLAVYQKGTSFRGDSAFSTWLYSLAMNACLTRLRRRKRSREISLDAFLPHYRGDGHHQVRPVFNWADEVEFRLEKDELRELLQNAINQLPPAEKAVIVLSDVEGIPDREIGEALGLSIPAVKARLHRARLFLRGKLADALGYSPA